From the Flavobacterium gyeonganense genome, the window AGATTCCTGTATGGCAATAGTGGATGAATCTGATTTGAAGTAATAGTCCCTGTCAGGCAGTCCAAGACCTGTTTGATAAATCTGGGCAATATTCATATTGCTGTTTTTCTCATCTGGCGATACTCCAAAACCTATAATAGAAGAATTATACACTTTTACCTGATTACCCACAAACTCCATTAAAGAAGGCAAATCGCTTATAGCTTCAATTTTGTCAAGAAGTGGCTTGATAGGTGCATAACCGCGTTTGTCAATAGTTACAGTATCCATACCAGATGCATAAAAGTCACCTACTTTTTGTGCTATACTTCCTGCCGGATTCTTGCTTTGAGAAATACTATCCAATATTCCCTGAAGTCGAATTCGCTGCGGAAAATTCATAAACATATAGGCACCAACTCCGGACTGGGATGCCGGTATTGACACAGAATCATACCATTTGCCATTTACATATCTAAAAAAATCATTGCCAGGCCGTAATGTGGAATCTATTCCCGTAATGGTGACATTTTTTTTCGTTATGTTTTGAGCAGGCTGTAAAAGCTAGTAATACAATGAAGAGCACTAATGTATTTTTCATAATGTGGTTATTTCTATAAATGAATGAAAAACGTTTGAAGACAGCTATATTTAAAATGTATATGTCTGGCATATTCATTTTAGCACAACAAGATACGAATTCAGTTTTTAATTATGAAGTAAAAAAATAGAGCATAAAAAAAGAGGCATCAGCCTCTTTTCAATTAAAATTTATAGGTATTTAAAAAATATTATCGTTTAGACTTCAAATTAATTTTACCTGTCTGAAGCCCTTCACCTGTTACTTCGAGTTGGATAGCCCCCGGGGTTTCAATTGCTTTAACCAAAACCACTAGTTTTCCACTGAAAAGCTTCATATGATCCTGATGAAATACTTCTAATGATGTTGCGTCGCCATTACATGCAGCTCTGTAAGTTGCAGCACCGGTTACTTTAAACTGTAGTTCATTATCTGCAACAGGACATGGAATTCCATTTTTATCTACAACCGAAACCGTTACAAAAGAAATATCCTCGCCATCCGCTTTAATTGTTTTGCGATCAGCATTCAGTACAATTTTATAAGGGTCACCTGCCGTTTTTACCTCACTTTTAGCAGCGATTTTTCCGTTGGAATCAAAAGCTATTACTTTTACCGTTCCCGGTTCATATTTTATATCATTCCACATTAAACGATAACGGTTTTGCGGAGTTGAATTATTCTTCTTTTGAATTCCCATACTCTTTCCGTTTATAAAAAGCTCGGCACTGTCATAATTTGTGTAAACAAAAACCGGAGTAATCTCTCCTTCTCTTCCTTTCCAGTTCCAATGTGGTAATATATGAAGGGTTTTGTCTTCCTTATTCCATCTGCTTCTGTAAAGATAAAAACGGTCTTTTGGGAGTCCGGCTAAATCTGAAATTCCAAAATAAGAACTTCTTGAAGGCCATTTTTCATCATACGGTGTAGGTTCTCCTAAATAATCAAAACCTGTCCAGACAAATTCTCCAATAACCCAGGGTTTGTCATCCTGAAGCACGAAATCTTCATCAGGGACATTCGACCAGCTGCAGGCTTCAAGATCATAAGATGAACTTTGAAAATCATCGTACTGTTTATTCTTTTCCTGAACCACGGGGAATTTATAAACTCCTCTTGAACTAACTGTAGAAGCCGTTTCTGAACCTAATATAAATCCTTGTGGGAATGTTTTATACGCCTCTTCATAAAGATGTACTCTGTAATTTAATCCCGGAATATCCAGCAAAGCTCCAAAACCAGATTCCATAGTTGCTTTTACCTGATCCATACCAACAGTCACTGGTCTTGTAGGATCTTCGCGGTGAAAAATGTCCTGTAGCCATCTGGCACGTTTTACCCCTTCATCTCCCCATTGATCCGGAACTTCATTTCCAGAACTCCACATTACAATAGAAGGATGATTTCGCGTAGCTCTTACTAAATTTACAATGTCTTTTTCGGCATATTCTTTAAAAAAACGATTATATCCGTTTTCTACTTTTGGCTTTGCCCATTCATCAAAACTTTCTGCCAAAAACATGAAACCCATTTCATCAGCCAGTTCAAGCTGTTCAAAAGAAGGCATATTGTGAGAACTTCTAATTGCATTACATCCCATGTCTTTTAGGATGGTAAGCTGTCTTCGAAGCGCCGCTTTATTTATTGCCGCACCAAGAGGCCCTAAATCATGATGAAGGCAAACACCTTTGAATTTGGTCACTTTGCCATTCAGGATAAATCCTATTTTAGGCTCGTATTTTATAAACCGGATACCAAACTTAATGTTTTGTTCGTCTTTTAAAGTTCCGTCAGCCGCATATAATTTGGTTACTGCTGTGTACAAATAAGGTGTTTCAGGACTCCATAAATTAGGCTTGGCAACTTCTATTAGCTGATGGAATTTCCCATCCTTTATGTCAGTACTTTTTTGTGTTGCAACAACCTTGTTATTAGCATCTTTTATTTGGGTTACCATTGACAAATTACTGCCATGAAACTCTGCTTTTATGTCAACAACAGCACTATTCCCTTTCATGTCAGGAGTCGTAATAGAAGTACCCCATTGAGCAAAATGTTCCTCTTCCTTAATCAAAATACTAACTTTTCTGTACAAACCAGCCCCTGGATACCATCTTGAAGAAAATGGTTCATTAGTGAGTTTTACTGCCAGTATGTTTTCTGTTCCAATAAGAAGATCATTGGTAATATCAATATAAAAGTAGCTGTATCCATACCCCCATTGTCCAACTTTTTTTCCGTTTAAATAAACCTGAGGTTCGCTCATGGCACCTTCAAACATAAGAAGTGCTTTTTTGCCTTTTTTAAATTCCGGAATAGTAAATGCATTTCGGTACCAGCCCGTTCCTATATGCGGCAAAGCGCCGGTTCTTCCTGTTTTTTCAGTTGCTTCTTTTTCTCCATTTTGTTCAATGATACCGGTCTGTATGTCCCATTTTTTATCAAAAGGTCCATAAATAGCCCAATCATGAGGAACACTGACTTTTTCCCATTCAGAAGTATTAAAATTGACTGCAAAGGCATCTCCTTTTACTTCTTTAGAAAAACTCCAGTTGTCTTTTAAAACAACAGTGGTGGATTGCGACCAAATTTTTCCCGACGAAAAAAAGAGCAAAAACACAAGTAGTATGGACTTAAAAAATATCTTCATTTTCGTTTTGTACTTTACTATTAAGGAATTATAAAACTGAAATCTTTTAATTCTTAATGGAAATTAATTTATTTAATTTTTGAAAGCATCCAGTGCTGGCGACGGTTTTCCGTTGTCCAGCCATGCATTTAGCTGATAACCGCTCCAGCTTTTTGCACCCTGCGGTTCCCAGTAAATAACGCCTAAACCTTTGTTACCAGGTATGTTTTTTACGGCTTTTATAGTGGCTTCAAGCATTTCTTTGGTATTTTGTTCCAAAGTATAATCGCCTCCCACTTCGACTACCATTACTTCTTTATTGTAACGCGAAACCATATCTTTCAGATTGTTTTCTAAATCGGTAATATTTTCTTTGTAATCTGTTTTTAGCCAAAACGGGTAATATGAGAGACCAATGACATCGTATTGAACATTTAGTTCTGTTGCTTTGTCAAAAAACCATCTGAATTTTTCGTTTTTGTTGCCTTCGTCTAAATGTACAATTACCTTAATTTTTGAATCTATAGCTTTTGTTGCCTCATATCCTTTGTTCAACAATTGAGCCAATTGAGGAAAGTTGTCTGTGTGTCCTTCCGGCCAAAGCATACCGCCTGGAATTTCATTTCCAATCTGAATCCACTCTGGTGTAACTCCTGCTTTTTTCAATAATTTCAGCATATCATAGGTATGATTGTAAACATCGTTCAGCAATTCCGGAAAAGAATGGTTTGCCCATGCTGCCGGTTTATTTTGTTTGCCGGGATCGGCCCATGAATCGCTGTAATGAAAATCGATCATGATACGCATTCCCATCTTTTGCGCGCGAACCGCCATGACAACTGTTTCTTGGGGGCTACAGTGTCCGCTGGCTTTATCATTATTGGGGTTTACCCAAACGCGCAAACGAAGGGTATTGATTCCTCTGTCTTTTAATAATTGCAGGCAGTCTTTTTCAGAGCCGTCTGCATCATAAAATTTATATCCTGTGGCTTCCATTTGTGGCAGCCAGCCCACATCTGCTCCTTTAGAAAAAGAACCTTCTTTACTTGCCATTTTTGTTTTACATGAAGTAAATACAAGTGCTATGACAAGCAAAAAAGGTACTATTATAAAATGCTTTTTCATTCTATATTATCTGGCAAAAGCCTGCATTACAGATAATGCATTATTGTCAAAACTATATAAAGCCTGATTTTCATAAGTAGAACCGAATGCAGATTGTTTTCCTCTAAAAGCAACCCATTCGCCACCCCAGTAAGCAAATCCTTGTCCATGTGCTGACGCTTGAACTGCAGCTCTGACAGCCAGAACAAAGTCCTTTTGTCCTTTAGGAGTCGCCGGAAATTCAGGTATTATTTGTGAACTATCACCTATAATATTGTTCGTAAAATCATTATACAAGAATGTAAAAGGGTAAGATGTTTCTGCAATCACGACTTTTTTACCATATTTTTCTCCAAGGGCATCAATTGTAGATCCTACTTCAGTCAAATCTTTTCCATGATGTATAGGATAGTATGATAATCCGATATAATCATAATCAATAGTTTTCATTTTGTTGAAAAACCAATCAGTATCGCCACCCTTTATACCTGCATAATGAATCATTATTTTTGCATTTGATGATTTTGCGCGAACAGCTTTACTTGCAGCAGTCAACAAAGCAATACATTGTTGCTCATTGCTCGATAATTTTCCTTGTGGAAAAAGTAATCCATCGTTGATTTCGTTTCCAATCTGGATAATATCAGGATTGATTTCACTCATGATTTCTTCTGTATAGGTACTTACAGCTTTTTTCAAATCCTCTAAAGATAATTTTTCCCATTCTTTAGGAGTTACCTGTTTTCCAGGATCTGCCCAGCTATCAGAATAATGAACCGTTAACCAGACTCTAAGACCTGCTCTTCTTGATTTTTCAGCTAGTTCTTTTACTTCTGCCATACCGGAACGACCATTTACAGGATTTTTCCATAAACGGATTCGAACTGTATTACAACCTGCATTCTTAAGTGTTGTAAGCATGTTTTCTTCCTTGCCATTATTGTA encodes:
- a CDS encoding DUF4982 domain-containing protein; the encoded protein is MKIFFKSILLVFLLFFSSGKIWSQSTTVVLKDNWSFSKEVKGDAFAVNFNTSEWEKVSVPHDWAIYGPFDKKWDIQTGIIEQNGEKEATEKTGRTGALPHIGTGWYRNAFTIPEFKKGKKALLMFEGAMSEPQVYLNGKKVGQWGYGYSYFYIDITNDLLIGTENILAVKLTNEPFSSRWYPGAGLYRKVSILIKEEEHFAQWGTSITTPDMKGNSAVVDIKAEFHGSNLSMVTQIKDANNKVVATQKSTDIKDGKFHQLIEVAKPNLWSPETPYLYTAVTKLYAADGTLKDEQNIKFGIRFIKYEPKIGFILNGKVTKFKGVCLHHDLGPLGAAINKAALRRQLTILKDMGCNAIRSSHNMPSFEQLELADEMGFMFLAESFDEWAKPKVENGYNRFFKEYAEKDIVNLVRATRNHPSIVMWSSGNEVPDQWGDEGVKRARWLQDIFHREDPTRPVTVGMDQVKATMESGFGALLDIPGLNYRVHLYEEAYKTFPQGFILGSETASTVSSRGVYKFPVVQEKNKQYDDFQSSSYDLEACSWSNVPDEDFVLQDDKPWVIGEFVWTGFDYLGEPTPYDEKWPSRSSYFGISDLAGLPKDRFYLYRSRWNKEDKTLHILPHWNWKGREGEITPVFVYTNYDSAELFINGKSMGIQKKNNSTPQNRYRLMWNDIKYEPGTVKVIAFDSNGKIAAKSEVKTAGDPYKIVLNADRKTIKADGEDISFVTVSVVDKNGIPCPVADNELQFKVTGAATYRAACNGDATSLEVFHQDHMKLFSGKLVVLVKAIETPGAIQLEVTGEGLQTGKINLKSKR
- a CDS encoding glycoside hydrolase family 53 protein → MASKEGSFSKGADVGWLPQMEATGYKFYDADGSEKDCLQLLKDRGINTLRLRVWVNPNNDKASGHCSPQETVVMAVRAQKMGMRIMIDFHYSDSWADPGKQNKPAAWANHSFPELLNDVYNHTYDMLKLLKKAGVTPEWIQIGNEIPGGMLWPEGHTDNFPQLAQLLNKGYEATKAIDSKIKVIVHLDEGNKNEKFRWFFDKATELNVQYDVIGLSYYPFWLKTDYKENITDLENNLKDMVSRYNKEVMVVEVGGDYTLEQNTKEMLEATIKAVKNIPGNKGLGVIYWEPQGAKSWSGYQLNAWLDNGKPSPALDAFKN
- a CDS encoding glycoside hydrolase family 53 protein, with amino-acid sequence MKKHIKFLGLLVITAIQFSCSGDDDKAPSVAQPPADDTFIRASDVSYLPEMEAVGTKFYNNGKEENMLTTLKNAGCNTVRIRLWKNPVNGRSGMAEVKELAEKSRRAGLRVWLTVHYSDSWADPGKQVTPKEWEKLSLEDLKKAVSTYTEEIMSEINPDIIQIGNEINDGLLFPQGKLSSNEQQCIALLTAASKAVRAKSSNAKIMIHYAGIKGGDTDWFFNKMKTIDYDYIGLSYYPIHHGKDLTEVGSTIDALGEKYGKKVVIAETSYPFTFLYNDFTNNIIGDSSQIIPEFPATPKGQKDFVLAVRAAVQASAHGQGFAYWGGEWVAFRGKQSAFGSTYENQALYSFDNNALSVMQAFAR